One Punica granatum isolate Tunisia-2019 chromosome 3, ASM765513v2, whole genome shotgun sequence genomic window carries:
- the LOC116199367 gene encoding ycf20-like protein, which translates to MPMACILGAVTMQSGSLVMENEVPERLYMTLATSAIPSRSQEPSFSRQHSSTSFRLKSTSFSGESLLMKRHDWRIAFALNTGGISGNGDEESLNGDNADLNRTRLGRIVIAGGRQLLQKLNSARKNFPMKIFLLLLGFYTANALATILGQTGDWDVLVAGVVVAAIEGIGMLMYRKPPSLSSTRFQSFVVMMNYWKAGVCLGLFVDAFKLGS; encoded by the exons ATGCCGATGGCCTGCATTTTGGGAGCTGTTACGATGCAGTCTGGTTCATTAGTAATGGAAAATGAAGTCCCCGAAAGGTTATACATGACCCTAGCAACTTCTGCTATCCCATCCCGAAGCCAGGAACCGAGTTTTAgtagacaacactcaagcacTAGCTTTCGCTTAAAGTCCACATCTTTCTCAGGGGAAAG TCTTCTGATGAAAAGACATGACTGGAGAATAGCCTTTGCTCTTAACACGGGCGGGATTTCGGGCAATGGCGATGAAGAGAGCCTTAACGGCGACAATGCTGATCTAAACAGAACCCGATTGGGAAGGATCGTTATAGCCGGTGGAAGACAACTTTTACAGAAGCTGAACTCTGCTCGAAAGAACTTCCCTATGAAGATATTTCTCCTATTATTGGGTTTCTACACAGCAAATGCCCTTGCTACGATTCTTGGGCAGACTGGGGACTGGGACGTGCTTGTAGCAGGTGTTGTGGTTGCCGCCATTGAAGGGATCGGTATGCTTATGTATAGGAAGCCCCCTTCTCTTTCGAGCACGAGATTCCAGTCCTTTGTCGTGATGATGAATTACTGGAAAGCGGGTGTTTGCTTGGGCCTATTTGTTGATGCTTTCAAGCTAGGTAGCTAG
- the LOC116199366 gene encoding UDP-xylose transporter 1: MGEMHYSGVQLGVIGALFLSVASSVSIVICNKALMSNLGFPFATTLTSWHLMVTFCTLHAAQRLNFFETKSVDLKTVMLFGILNGVSIGLLNLSLGFNSVGFYQMTKLAIIPFTVLLETIFLKKQFSQKIKLSLFLLLIGVGIASVTDLQLNFLGTVLSGLAIITTCVGQILTNTIQKKLNVSSTQLLYQSAPFQAAILFVSGPLVDQYLTKQNVFAFKYSPIVLVFIVLSCLIAVSVNFSTFLVIGKTSPVTYQVLGHLKTCLVLGFGYTLLHDPFTERNIIGILIAIFGMGLYSYFCTQENKKKQSIDLSLSQIKDKEAALLLGGKNMGLQDKESHQENKKSNRDSLV; encoded by the exons ATGGGGGAAATGCACTACTCAGGGGTACAGTTGGGGGTGATAGGAGCTCTGTTCCTGTCAGTGGCATCCTCTGTCTCCATTGTCATCTGCAACAAAGCTTTGATGAGCAATCTCGGCTTCCCTTTCG CCACTACTCTTACGAGCTGGCACCTGATGGTGACGTTCTGCACACTCCACGCGGCCCAGCGGCTCAACTTCTTCGAGACCAAGTCCGTCGACTTGAAGACTGTCATGCTGTTCGGGATTCTCAACGGAGTCTCCATTGGTCTCCTCAACCTGAGCCTTGGCTTCAACTCCGTCGGGTTCTATCAG ATGACAAAGCTGGCAATTATACCATTCACTGTATTGCTAGAGACCATTTTCCTGAAAAAGCAGTTCAG CCAGAAGATCAAATTGTCTCTGTTTCTGTTGCTGATTGGGGTGGGAATAGCCTCAGTGACTGATCTGCAGCTCAATTTCCTTGGCACGGTCCTCTCTGGTCTTGCAATCATCACCACCTGTGTTGGGCAAATT CTGACAAACACAATACAGAAGAAGCTGAATGTCTCCTCCACGCAACTTCTTTACCAGTCTGCACCTTTCCAGGCGGCTATCCTCTTCGTCTCCGGCCCTCTCGTCGACCAGTACCTCACCAAGCAGAACGTCTTCGCATTTAAGTACTCTCCCATTGTCCTG GTCTTCATCGTGCTCTCGTGCCTGATAGCAGTGTCCGTGAACTTCAGCACATTTCTGGTCATAGGCAAGACATCGCCCGTGACGTACCAAGTCCTAGGCCACCTCAAGACCTGCCTCGTCCTCGGCTTCGGCTACACACTGCTGCATGACCCGTTCACGGAGAGGAACATCATCGGCATCCTCATCGCGATCTTCGGGATGGGCTTGTACTCCTACTTCTGCACCCAGGAGAACAAGAAGAAGCAGTCCATCgacctctccctctctcag ATTAAAGACAAGGAGGCTGCACTGCTGCTGGGTGGGAAGAACATGGGACTCCAAGACAAAGAAAGTCATCAGGAAAACAAAAAGTCAAACAGGGATTCCCTTGTCTGA
- the LOC116199365 gene encoding uncharacterized protein LOC116199365, with the protein MGTSHRSGAFRKTNDGARLIITAVMGIVFGFFVGVSFPFVSLSKINLTTSIMSSLDLISEDGRPFRSKTSENLKPGEIPKIHVPTNPRGAESLPPDIVVAETDLYLRRLWGEPSEDLKKKPKYLVTFTVGFDQRNNINAAVKKFSDDFAIMLFHYDGRASEWDQFEWSKNAIHISVKRQTKWWYAKRFLHPDVVAAYEYIFIWDEDLGVEHFNAEKYIQLVKKHGLEISQPGLEPNNGLTWQMTKRRGDKEVHKDTEEKPGWCSDPHLPPCAAFVEIMAPVFSRQAWRCVWHMIQNDLVHGWGLDFALRRCVEPAHEKIGVVDSQWIVHQVIPSLGSQGESANGKAPWEGVRTRCRHEWSMFQNRLTNADNAYLAQIGKG; encoded by the exons ATGGGGACATCGCACCGCAG TGGTGCTTTTAGAAAGACAAATGATGGCGCCAGGCTTATCATCACAGCTGTTATGGGAATTGTCTTTGGATTCTTTGTTGGCGTTTCATTTCCTTTTGTTTCTTTGTCAAAG ATTAACTTAACTACCAGCATCATGTCATCTCTTGATCTAATTAGTGAAGATGGTAGACCATTCAGAAGCAAAACCTCTGAAAATCTAAAACCAGGCGAAATCCCTAAG ATACATGTCCCGACAAATCCCCGTGGTGCAGAGTCATTACCCCCTGATATTGTTGTTGCAGAAACGGATCTCTATCTGCGGAGATTATGGGGAGAGCCCAGTGAG GATTTGAAGAAAAAACCAAAATATTTGGTCACGTTCACTGTTGGTTTTGATCAGAGAAATAACATTAATGCGGCAGTTAAAAAG TTCTCAGATGATTTCGCTATCATGCTTTTTCACTACGATGGCCGGGCAAGTGAATGGGACCAATTTGAATGGTCAAAGAACGCAATCCACATCAGTGTCAAGAGGCAAACTAAATG GTGGTATGCAAAAAGGTTTCTGCATCCTGATGTTGTAGCAGCTTATGAGTACATATTTATTTGGGACGAGGATCTTGGAGTTGAACACTTCAATGCGGAGAA ATACATTCAGCTGGTGAAGAAACATGGTCTGGAGATATCTCAGCCGGGTCTTGAGCCCAATAATGGTTTGACATGGCAGATGACAAAGAGAAGAGGCGATAAAGAAGTTCACAA GGACACAGAGGAGAAACCAGGCTGGTGCAGTGACCCACATTTGCCTCCATGTGCCgc GTTTGTGGAAATCATGGCCCCCGTCTTTTCTCGACAAGCATGGCGTTGTGTATGGCATATGATTCAG AATGATTTGGTTCATGGATGGGGGTTGGACTTCGCTCTCAGACGATGTGTAGAG CCTGCACATGAAAAAATTGGTGTGGTTGATTCACAATGGATTGTTCATCAAGTAATTCCTTCTTTGGGGAGTCAG GGTGAGTCAGCGAATGGGAAAGCTCCGTGGGAAGGG GTAAGAACGAGATGCCGACACGAGTGGTCGATGTTCCAAAACCGTCTTACTAATGCGGATAATGCCTATTTAGCTCAGATTGGGAAGGGGTAA
- the LOC116198802 gene encoding uncharacterized protein LOC116198802 has product MGFARSATMRSGEYLEGMINDYVGSKGGSNKMKPHRASSARLVAALTCLQFTFAVYATFLLYYMSPAVDLRPRPDFSWATRMANQWKQLIIPPHVLSRYQDSANSLVQGETGSNALLLRPITPSEVCEQEKIDFVQKKSNDAVMIKLKRELYDEVREFQKKSFGAETLPQLMATKSKWALQGPNRPKITVILNHFKRKTLCAQLDSLLHQTLPFHQVWVLSFRSPNELSLRRIVESYNNSRISFISSSYDFKYYGRFQMALQTEADLVYILDDDMIPGRKMLQILAHVAGTEKYRNAVLGSIGRILPFRQKDFTFPSYRKFRSKEAGLYLPDPAYDITVDRIVQVDFLSSSWFLSAELVKTLFIETPFTFMTGEDLHLSYQLQKYRNAGSFVLPVDPNDKETWGDSEHRLAYVSETTVIFKDIVQVRDDQWWRALSTGYITQWAAMYPQKIDALFYAHSISEVRSLGPLLDKFRSTVGRKAYIAVSGGTFCPCEEAAAALKWPKTVCRERRFKIFDLGVEAVAAVSGSEVPVVQAVYSSMKGLIKIHNPSVVITVDDIDTNVRKALKMAAESGGNGTTLVVLPKLSVPKVLWMADLRPTALPNWNKMRISINIITQNRATSLKRLLDSLAKAYYLGDEVPISFNMDSKVDGATIKLVSSFNWPHGPKTLRRRIIQGGLIRAVSESWYPASDDDYGLLLEDDIEVSPYYYLWIKYALLAYHYDPQISLPELSSISLYTPKLVEVVKERPKWNATEFFKNIHPNTPYLHQLPCSWGAVFFPKQWREFYVYMNMRFTEDAKANPVQIPKSRTNGWQASWKKFLIDMMYLRGYVSLYPNFPNQASFSTNHMEPGAHISAKDNMVRHNKGDFEVPLLKEDFRTLLPNGKLPPASRLPSLNLFNQPLSLKGLKAAGAKLGQDVLSCDNRTEIVAVHQDTGLPMACAKF; this is encoded by the exons ATGGGTTTCGCCCGAAGCGCAACAATGAGGAGCGGGGAGTACCTGGAGGGGATGATAAACGACTATGTCGGAAGCAAGGGCGGCAGCAATAAGATGAAGCCCCACCGGGCTTCGTCGGCTCGGCTAGTGGCTGCCCTTACGTGCTTGCAGTTCACGTTCGCAGTCTACGCCACGTTCCTGCTGTACTACATGAGCCCAGCGGTCGACCTGAGGCCCAGGCCCGACTTCTCATGGGCCACCCGGATGGCCAACCAGTGGAAGCAGCTGATCATCCCACCCCATGTGCTGAGCCGATACCAGGACTCGGCCAACTCTCTCGTGCAGGGAGAGACTGGCTCGAATGCACTCCTCCTCCGGCCCATCACCCCGTCGGAGGTGTGCGAGCAGGAGAAGATCGACTTCGTGCAGAAGAAATCGAACGACGCTGTCATGATCAAGCTCAAGAGAGAGCTGTATGACGAGGTAAGGGAGTTTCAGAAGAAGTCCTTTGGGGCAGAGACTTTGCCCCAGCTGATGGCCACGAAGTCCAAGTGGGCCCTGCAGGGCCCAAACAGGCCGAAGATCACTGTGATTTTGAACCATTTCAAGAGGAAGACTCTCTGTGCTCAGCTTGATTCCCTCCTTCATCAGACCCTTCCTTTCCACCAGGTTTGGGTGCTCTCATTCAGGAGCCCAAACGAGCTCTCACTCCGAAGGATCGTCGAGAGCTACAATAACTCGAGGATCAGCTTCATCAGCTCCAGCTACGACTTCAAGTACTATGGCAG GTTCCAGATGGCACTACAAACGGAGGCAGATCTCGTGTACATCCTAGACGATGACATGATCCCGGGGAGGAAGATGTTGCAGATACTAGCCCACGTTGCAGGGACGGAGAAGTACAGGAATGCCGTCCTAGGGAGCATTGGGAGAATCCTCCCATTCAGGCAGAAGGACTTCACTTTCCCGAGCTACCGGAAGTTCCGGTCCAAGGAGGCAGGCCTTTACCTTCCTGACCCGGCATACGACATAACCGTGGACCGAATTGTGCAGGTGGACTTCCTCTCGAGTTCGTGGTTCCTCTCAGCTGAGCTTGTGAAGACGCTCTTCATCGAGACACCATTCACCTTCATGACCGGCGAGGATCTCCACCTTAG CTACCAGCTCCAAAAGTACCGGAATGCGGGCTCGTTCGTGCTGCCAGTGGACCCAAATGACAAGGAGACATGGGGGGACAGCGAGCACAGGCTCGCATACGTGTCCGAGACCACGGTTATATTCAAGGACATAGTCCAGGTCCGGGATGACCAGTGGTGGCGAGCCCTCTCAACGGGCTACATCACCCAGTGGGCAGCCATGTACCCACAGAAGATTGATGCCCTCTTCTATGCTCATTCCATCTCTGAGGTCCGCTCCCTTGGCCCGCTCCTGGACAAGTTCCGATCCACTGTCGGAAGGAAGGCCTACATTGCTGTCTCTGGCGGTACCTTCTGCCCTTGCGAGGAGGCTGCTGCCGCCCTCAAGTGGCCAAAGACAGTGTGCAGGGAAAGGCGGTTCAAGATTTTCGACCTTGGGGTGGAGGCTGTGGCTGCTGTGTCAGGCTCCGAGGTCCCGGTGGTGCAGGCAGTGTACTCGAGCATGAAGGGGCTTATCAAGATCCACAATCCTAGTGTGGTGATCACAGTGGATGATATCGACACAAACGTGAGGAAGGCCCTGAAGATGGCGGCAGAGAGTGGCGGCAATGGAACGACCCTGGTGGTTCTGCCGAAGCTGTCCGTGCCCAAGGTCCTCTGGATGGCTGATCTCCGGCCCACTGCCTTGCCCA ATTGGAACAAGATGCGGATCTCCATCAACATAATCACCCAAAATCGCGCAACATCGCTTAAAAGGCTACTTGACTCACTTGCTAAAGCGTACTATCTTGGCGATGAAGTCCCAATTAGCTTCAACATGGACAGTAAGGTCGATGGAGCCACCATAAAGCTAGTGAGCTCCTTCAATTGGCCTCATGGACCGAAGACGCTCCGGAGGAGGATCATCCAAGGTGGGCTGATCAGGGCGGTCAGTGAGAGCTGGTACCCTGCATCGGATGACGATTATGGCCTTCTGCTCGAGGACGACATCGAGGTGTCCCCGTACTATTACTTGTGGATCAAGTATGCTCTCCTGGCCTATCATTACGACCCACAAATCTCCCTTCCCGAGCTATCCTCGATCTCCCTGTACACTCCAAAGCTGGTCGAGGTGGTCAAGGAACGACCTAAGTGGAACGCGACTGAATTCTTCAAGAACATCCACCCGAACACGCCTTACCTGCACCAGCTTCCCTGCAGCTGGGGGGCGGTCTTCTTCCCGAAGCAATGGAGGGAGTTCTACGTGTACATGAACATGAGGTTCACCGAAGACGCAAAGGCGAACCCGGTGCAGATCCCCAAGTCCCGGACCAACGGGTGGCAGGCATCGTGGAAGAAGTTCCTGATCGACATGATGTACCTCCGGGGCTATGTGAGCCTTTACCCCAACTTCCCTAACCAGGCTAGCTTTTCGACCAACCATATGGAGCCCGGCgcccacatcagtgccaaggACAACATGGTCAGGCACAACAAGGGCGACTTCGAGGTGCCGCTGCTGAAGGAGGACTTCCGGACCTTGTTGCCTAATGGGAAGTTGCCTCCAGCCTCAAGGTTACCGTCACTGAACCTCTTCAATCAGCCGCTCTCGCTAAAGGGGTTAAAGGCGGCAGGGGCCAAGTTGGGGCAGGACGTGCTGAGCTGTGATAACAGGACCGAGATCGTGGCAGTCCATCAAGACACAGGGCTCCCGATGGCGTGCGCAAAGTTCTGA